A region of Sulfurovum sp. DNA encodes the following proteins:
- a CDS encoding pyridoxal phosphate-dependent aminotransferase — translation MKLTLSDRMQTLSPSLTIAISTLARELKAEGKDILSFSAGEPDFGTPKRIKDEAIKAINEGFTQYTAVPGIPKLLKAVATKLERDNNLEYAPSDIIVSNGAKHSLFNLFQAVINPGDEVIIPSPYWVTYPELVKYAFGVPVIIETDDTNKFKITPKQLKNAITSKTKMLVLTSPSNPTGSVYTKEELKEISEVLKDTNILVASDEMYEKLIYGVDFTATASISNDMYQRTVTINGLSKSVAMTGWRFGYLASPNKKLIATINKLQSQSTSNINSITQKAAIPALLGEVDEEITQMKKAFKKRAEEAVKLFNEIDGLSVIKPQGAFYLFVNIKDITEKSIVFCEELLKETGVAVVPGIGFGSEGYFRFSFATDIITIREGIRRIEKFIKSKYTPLKKN, via the coding sequence ATGAAACTAACACTTTCCGACCGCATGCAAACACTCTCACCATCTTTAACAATTGCAATCTCAACATTAGCACGAGAGCTCAAAGCAGAAGGAAAAGATATACTCTCTTTCTCTGCAGGAGAACCAGATTTTGGCACGCCAAAACGTATCAAAGATGAAGCAATCAAAGCAATCAATGAAGGATTTACCCAATATACGGCCGTACCTGGTATTCCCAAACTACTTAAAGCGGTGGCTACTAAACTTGAAAGAGACAACAACCTTGAGTATGCTCCATCTGATATTATTGTTAGTAATGGTGCAAAACACTCACTATTTAACCTCTTCCAAGCAGTGATCAATCCAGGCGATGAAGTCATTATTCCATCTCCTTATTGGGTTACTTATCCTGAATTGGTTAAATATGCTTTTGGTGTACCTGTCATTATTGAGACCGACGATACCAATAAGTTTAAAATTACTCCCAAGCAACTTAAGAATGCCATTACCTCCAAAACAAAAATGCTAGTACTAACCTCACCGTCTAATCCAACAGGTTCAGTCTATACCAAAGAGGAACTTAAAGAGATTTCTGAAGTACTTAAAGACACTAATATTCTTGTTGCCAGTGATGAAATGTATGAAAAACTTATTTATGGTGTCGACTTTACTGCCACAGCAAGTATTAGCAATGACATGTATCAAAGAACAGTTACAATTAATGGATTAAGTAAATCGGTTGCAATGACTGGATGGCGCTTTGGCTACCTTGCAAGTCCAAACAAAAAGCTGATTGCTACTATAAATAAACTACAGAGTCAAAGTACTTCAAATATTAATTCTATCACTCAAAAAGCAGCTATTCCAGCTCTGTTAGGTGAGGTAGATGAAGAAATTACACAGATGAAAAAAGCATTCAAGAAACGGGCTGAAGAGGCAGTCAAGCTCTTTAATGAAATAGACGGTCTCTCTGTTATTAAACCACAGGGTGCCTTTTATCTCTTTGTGAATATTAAAGATATCACAGAAAAATCTATTGTATTCTGCGAAGAGCTTCTCAAAGAAACTGGTGTTGCCGTTGTGCCTGGTATTGGTTTTGGAAGCGAAGGATACTTCCGGTTCTCATTTGCTACTGACATCATAACAATTCGTGAAGGAATTAGACGTATTGAGAAGTTTATTAAAAGTAAATATACTCCATTGAAAAAAAACTAA